The Anopheles maculipalpis chromosome 3RL, idAnoMacuDA_375_x, whole genome shotgun sequence genomic sequence AGGTTTGTTACGACCTTTTGTGCTTCGAATATGCAGTTTTTCTGTGTTATCTATTAGTTATTCGGCATTAAGCCCTAAAGTAGCAAAGCGTCTGTTTATACACTTCGATCGAGACGCCCGCTACAACCTGAAGAATTCGATGAGGGACCTTCTTCGATGAGGGATACAGTGGCCCTCGTTGCTCCAAATAAAGTTATAGTTTTGTAATATTTAGGCAGTACGTAGTCCATtgaatataaaagaaaatgaatggtTCCATCGAACGATAGGTCCTTAGACTAGCATTGGTTCTGATTCGCTTATAATTCTTGTCCTTTCAACTGTACACAATCGTACAATGTAAGTACGCTCCACTTTTTGAATTCATCAAGAAtccaaaaatcccaaaaactcAACAacgaaagtaaattaaattctttaGAATCGAATTACTATCCGAACCTTTCGCCTAAATCACCCATTTGTCTCAATTCCAGTTTCAGTGTCATACATACCTTCGCTCGAATTCAGCCAGATGATTAAACTTTGCTGTTCCTTGTTTTCGATTGATGTTTCGTTAGTGTTTAGCACATCCGTGATGTAATGAATCGGAAAGATCCACCGCGATCCTGCATCGTGTACGCTCCTGCCCGTCGAATCGGTCGGTGCAACCGTTGTTGTCGTTGTAGTGGTGCGTGGCGCTTCTCCATCCAGTTCGATCTCTTCCGTCGGCTCGTCATAGATTGCCAGGTACTCAGCCGGGCGGAATGCGGTCTGTCTCACAATGAGACTGGTCCCGTTCATCGTCACGTTCAGCAGCGGAAAGGCAGCCGCATTGGTCCATTGGTTCATCATTTCCTTCACGTACTTGCTGTTGTTCACCTGCTTCGCGCAGATCGCCCACAGATCGCTCGGTTCGGCCGTTTGAAACTGGTAAGTTTTCAGAAACTTACCCAAACACTGCCGAAAGTTACGCTCCCCAATAGCGGACTGCAGCATCGACATGAGGGCCGCAGATTTATCCACGTAAAACGGATCATTGTTACCGGAATCGCTCGCACCGGCATTGATACTGTCCCAGCCTTGCAGCGCATCGATGTCCAACGCTTTCGTTAACGTGTCGATCAGAAACAGTTCCTTCATCGGCCATAGCGGTTGAATGGTGGCCAACAGAAATCGGCTCAAGTACCTTATCAGACCCTCCCAGAGCCATTTGTGCTTCCAGGCTTTGGGAGAGATGAGCCCGCCAAAATATTGCTTAACGATGCCTTCGGAAATTTTTACCACCGACATGTGATACTCCTTCGACGAGATGGCGGTCGGTTCGTTCAGGAACGACGTTCGGCACACGATCAGCCCGAGCGAGCTGGACAAATCGTCGAGCAGTGCgggtagggcaacaaaatccaGCTTCGAAAGTGGATACGCCACCGATAGCCACTGCTGCAGGTACTCCAAAATATCTCGCGAGGTGTGCAGAATAAATGACCCCTTGGCGATGTGTGTTTCCGGTGCGTAGAACGAATAGGCCGGAGCTGTACGTATCAGTGCAGTGTCACCGTTCCACATAATATCCTGTTCTTGCGGCATGGTACCATTCGCTTTAGCTGCTGTACCAGACTCAGCCGCACTAATCGTTCCATTGCTTTCGGAGCTTTGTGATGGTTCCTTTGTTGGAGGATTGTTGGTTAGCTTGAACAGATTTTTCGACAGCAGCACTGCCGTTAGATgacgaaatggttttttgtcCGTTTTGGTCACCTTGGATGTGGTCGATTTTCCGTTACCCATTGCCGCTGCGTTTGTGCCAGCGGAAAGTTTTCCCGTGCCTGCTCCGGAACCACCGTTGGTGCTTGAGTTGACCTTTTGATACTTTGCGGATGGCTCAAGCAGCTCACGCTTAAAGTCACTGATGACCCACGAGACGGAATCTGGTGGAAGCGGTGGTGTTTCGGCAAAATCATCTCGAAGCTAGAAAGTAAAGAAAGTATGTTTTGAATACTAGTGAAaaattttgttctttcttaCATTTCGTGCCTTAAGCCTTCAGAAGGATTTGAATTCCAAAAACTCGATTACGttaacttttatttatacGTGGCTAGATAAATGcaggtcctgccgtatgaatgCTGGTGcgattaaaagatttttcaattGATTGAATTATGAATCGAATATAGTTCGTTAACTGAGCTCAAGGACTGATCATTTCAGCTACTTTGAACGTGTTAAAGTTAATGCAATTGTTCATTTTTACACATGGTGCGgcaggaaaaatttcaaaatgtttgAGAATAGAAATTTTTGACCGCAACACCGTAACAAAACttaattcaaagttttacaactttcaattttttactCCGTATACGAATATTAGTGAGTATACGCCAAGTGCGTGCTAAAATTGACGTCTGTTCCTTGGTATATTGATATGCTAGGTTAGTTCTGCCAGAGAAAGACCGACGTCGCCATCGGCTTTCCTACTGGACCGGACTGGAATGGATGTTTCGACCAAAGAACTCAACGTGTTAGGGTCCGGATTGCTTGGGAAACATAAATCATTGAGAAAAATTGGGGTTTCATGGGGTAAATTTGAGCTGTGGTGTAGTACTAAATTCTTTCGAGGGCCAATGTTTTCAGTTACAGATAAGTGGCTCTACGCCCAGCCCCGAAAttgacgtttgtttttttttttaacaccaaCTTCAAACCATCGGCAATCCGTTGACTGCTTCCAAGTCATCGTTTTAGGCGATCTCTATTTCTCGGCTCTTTTACCTTAGGACCGTTCTGTTCAGGGATTCTTTATCTCGATAAACTGGGACCAAATACCATCTGAAAAGCTTGGGAATCTCCATGAAAATGATATGCAGCAAATGGATAAAGGACATTTCTAGCATACATTTTCATAAAGCTGACAATGACACATTGCGGATGGTCTGAATTGATAGTCTTAGGTGaactaaataaattaagtCAGTTTTCAACTAAAATATGTCATTTTAATATGACCCAAACATTCAAACAATatcatttttgcaaatttttcccGCCTTCTATTATACAGCACGAGGTGGTCTAGCTGGTCTTTCATATGGCAGAAACGAATCTAATCCGAAAAATCTCTTCAAATGAAAAGGATCGACTATCTAACTaggaagaaaatcaaatcaagaaCTTTCGTGGTTGTCATACCAAAGAAGAAGTTGATGATGATCTGGTGCATCACTGAGTGAAAATATATGAGTAGCTTACCAATCCCGTTCCCATGTAAAAGCCAACATCGTCCGTATCCTGTACAATCGAGTTTGACAAGCCTATGTGGAACCGATCCCGGAACAGGGATATCTTAAATGCTGCTCTCAGATGTGGTTCATCAAAACATGGAAACGCTTTCCTGGTGCTACCCGGCTTCAGAACTGTTGCAGCTAATGTcctgaaaaaggaaaaaagaaacgataacGGTATTTCCGTATTATTGGTTCTCTCGTCAGAATTCGTCGTCATCCGCCTAACCACCGAATCTTACTTTTTCATGTCGAAATCTCCTTCGAACTGATCAAGAATCATTTTCGAGTGCCATCGTATGCTGAGCGTGTAGTTTGCCTTTTTCCTCAGCTTTTCCCGCGTCTCGATGTACAGCTGTTGGCGCGGAGTGTACTCAAGCAtgcgaagaattttcaatgcAAATCCTTTCGGTCCCACCAGTGCCTGAAAATAGAAAGGACCGCGTTAAAAAGTTAAAGTAGCAACAAACGATCTTCACCTTTCTCCGGTGCGAATGCATCTTTCATGACATTCGTCCGCCCGGGAACGAACAGGGttttatgaagaaaaaaccttAGCGAGTGTGTAATGCAATATTCAGATGCCTACCTTCTCGGTAATGTTGAGATCCTGTGCGTGCAGCACCACGAAATTCGTTTCCTTCTCCACGTACAGCTCTATCGACACCTGGCCTGTGAGGGTTACAAATTAGATCGAATTGAAGGTGTTAAATTATGGAGAGCGAAATTCATAACGGCTCCCGTTGGCTAATAGATGAAACTGTCACCGACGTCCAAGAGAAGATGGTCGCTGGATTCCAAGTGTGATTGTGTTTACCTTTTACGTCCAGCGTCGTTAGATTGGGATGTATGGTTAGAATGTACCGGTTTGGCTTGACATTGTTCGGTAACGTTGGTAGTAGCCAAGGAAACGGCTGACCGTTGGTTGCGATCGGTTGAAATGGTTCCGAACTGTTGTAACCGTCGGGCACGTACCCGGGTGGTATTTTCCCGGCACACGGGCATACTGTGAAGTGTAAACAAAATCACCATGGTTAACAGTTGCCTATACTCCGAATGATACATTTATATGGCCCATGTGACCGTGACCTACCTGTTTGTGGACCGGCATACGCTATCACTAGGGCCGTTGCTACAATATATGGTCATAAAGGGGATAACGTATGGTTAGACTTACTGGGGGAAGGATTTTACTTGAAGTAGCGTACTTGCGCCATGTTTAACAATTACCTAGCAATGTGCCAAGGACTATTGCTGTCACAAATAGTGCCCGTTTCTGTGAACAAACCGCAACGCCATCGCGAACCGGCCGGGAGGAGCTATCGCCACCTGAAACATTGTgcaaaagatttaaaattagAACAACCAACCAGTAGTTGGGTGATAATATCATACAAA encodes the following:
- the LOC126561475 gene encoding aminopeptidase N isoform X2, producing MTEPDSDDDAFLTGGDSSSRPVRDGVAVCSQKRALFVTAIVLGTLLATALVIAYAGPQTVCPCAGKIPPGYVPDGYNSSEPFQPIATNGQPFPWLLPTLPNNVKPNRYILTIHPNLTTLDVKGQVSIELYVEKETNFVVLHAQDLNITEKALVGPKGFALKILRMLEYTPRQQLYIETREKLRKKANYTLSIRWHSKMILDQFEGDFDMKKTLAATVLKPGSTRKAFPCFDEPHLRAAFKISLFRDRFHIGLSNSIVQDTDDVGFYMGTGLLRDDFAETPPLPPDSVSWVISDFKRELLEPSAKYQKVNSSTNGGSGAGTGKLSAGTNAAAMGNGKSTTSKVTKTDKKPFRHLTAVLLSKNLFKLTNNPPTKEPSQSSESNGTISAAESGTAAKANGTMPQEQDIMWNGDTALIRTAPAYSFYAPETHIAKGSFILHTSRDILEYLQQWLSVAYPLSKLDFVALPALLDDLSSSLGLIVCRTSFLNEPTAISSKEYHMSVVKISEGIVKQYFGGLISPKAWKHKWLWEGLIRYLSRFLLATIQPLWPMKELFLIDTLTKALDIDALQGWDSINAGASDSGNNDPFYVDKSAALMSMLQSAIGERNFRQCLGKFLKTYQFQTAEPSDLWAICAKQVNNSKYVKEMMNQWTNAAAFPLLNVTMNGTSLIVRQTAFRPAEYLAIYDEPTEEIELDGEAPRTTTTTTTVAPTDSTGRSVHDAGSRWIFPIHYITDVLNTNETSIENKEQQSLIIWLNSSEVIITLNHTAQWIKLNHGQTGYYRVLYDEANWAKLVEQMQINNAVFSTQDRVGLVSDIFTLCHANLIPCHAAMELISYFPKEKEWGPIVLGTSHLEKWRKILKYSECYLVLAEYVRQNLEKSIQMLGWEDTGEDETKLLRPVLMLSAALWEEAETIKFAKGLVTNFTTHSIPIPPNLRSVAYIGSVLSGEFQYWQFCWDRYMTVRREKSSVLEERMELLRALGVTKDAWLQNRLLSHVITLPVFEIVQVLDAIAGTPTGGAMACRFLQAKWFDFQSKLGRGTVQFARVISAITQYGSTKFDYDELKSLVERFGDGPGLKLLNMTLSTVAANVEWVSRSQTSIYSWIESKYHF
- the LOC126561475 gene encoding aminopeptidase N isoform X1, giving the protein MKRRNDYKVAMAESVELEPLGGMDKLSETDSKKRNGINKFGGDSSSRPVRDGVAVCSQKRALFVTAIVLGTLLATALVIAYAGPQTVCPCAGKIPPGYVPDGYNSSEPFQPIATNGQPFPWLLPTLPNNVKPNRYILTIHPNLTTLDVKGQVSIELYVEKETNFVVLHAQDLNITEKALVGPKGFALKILRMLEYTPRQQLYIETREKLRKKANYTLSIRWHSKMILDQFEGDFDMKKTLAATVLKPGSTRKAFPCFDEPHLRAAFKISLFRDRFHIGLSNSIVQDTDDVGFYMGTGLLRDDFAETPPLPPDSVSWVISDFKRELLEPSAKYQKVNSSTNGGSGAGTGKLSAGTNAAAMGNGKSTTSKVTKTDKKPFRHLTAVLLSKNLFKLTNNPPTKEPSQSSESNGTISAAESGTAAKANGTMPQEQDIMWNGDTALIRTAPAYSFYAPETHIAKGSFILHTSRDILEYLQQWLSVAYPLSKLDFVALPALLDDLSSSLGLIVCRTSFLNEPTAISSKEYHMSVVKISEGIVKQYFGGLISPKAWKHKWLWEGLIRYLSRFLLATIQPLWPMKELFLIDTLTKALDIDALQGWDSINAGASDSGNNDPFYVDKSAALMSMLQSAIGERNFRQCLGKFLKTYQFQTAEPSDLWAICAKQVNNSKYVKEMMNQWTNAAAFPLLNVTMNGTSLIVRQTAFRPAEYLAIYDEPTEEIELDGEAPRTTTTTTTVAPTDSTGRSVHDAGSRWIFPIHYITDVLNTNETSIENKEQQSLIIWLNSSEVIITLNHTAQWIKLNHGQTGYYRVLYDEANWAKLVEQMQINNAVFSTQDRVGLVSDIFTLCHANLIPCHAAMELISYFPKEKEWGPIVLGTSHLEKWRKILKYSECYLVLAEYVRQNLEKSIQMLGWEDTGEDETKLLRPVLMLSAALWEEAETIKFAKGLVTNFTTHSIPIPPNLRSVAYIGSVLSGEFQYWQFCWDRYMTVRREKSSVLEERMELLRALGVTKDAWLQNRLLSHVITLPVFEIVQVLDAIAGTPTGGAMACRFLQAKWFDFQSKLGRGTVQFARVISAITQYGSTKFDYDELKSLVERFGDGPGLKLLNMTLSTVAANVEWVSRSQTSIYSWIESKYHF